One Saimiri boliviensis isolate mSaiBol1 chromosome 5, mSaiBol1.pri, whole genome shotgun sequence genomic window carries:
- the ZNF592 gene encoding zinc finger protein 592, giving the protein MGDMKTPDFDDLLAAFDIPDPTSLDAKEAIQTPSEENESPLKPPGICMDESVSLSHSGSAPDVPAVSVIVKNTSRQESFEAEKDHITPSLLHNGFRGSDLPPDPHNCGKFDSTFMNGDSARSFPGKLEPPKSEPLPTFNQFSPISSPEPEDSIKDNGFGIKPKHSDSYFSSPLGCGAVGGPVLEALAKFPVPELHMFDHFCKKEPKPEPLPLESQQEHERGGQKAVEPHKDLDTTRFFGEALEFNSNPSNSIGESKGLARELGTCSSVPPRQRLKPAHSKLSSCVAALVALQAKRVASVTKEDQPGHTKDPSGPTREGSKGSPKMPKSPKSPRSPLEATRKSIKPSDSPRSICSDSSSKGSPSVAASSPPAIPKVRIKTIKTSSGEIKRTVTRILPDPDDPSKSPVGSPLGSAIAEAPSEVPGDEVPVEERFPEAGTNSGSPQGDRKGDESMSKTSDSSSLCCSSGPRVPKGAALGSQTGKKQQNTALQASTLAPANLLPKAVHLANLNLVPHSVAASVTAKSSAQRRSQPQLTQMSVPLVHQVKKAAPLIVEVFNKVLHSSNPVPLYAPNLSPPADSRIHVPASGYCCLECGDAFALEKSLSQHYGRRSVHIEVLCTLCSKTLLFFNKCSLLRHARDHKSKGLVMQCSQLLVKPISADQMFVSAPVNSTAPAAPAAPAPSSSPKHGLTSGSASPPPPALPLYPDPVRLIRYSVKCLECHKQMRDYMVLAAHFQRTTEETEGLTCQVCQMLLPNQCSFCAHQRIHAHKSPYCCPECGVLCRSAYFQTHVKENCLHYARKVGYRCIHCGVVHLTLALLKSHIQERHCQVFHKCAFCPMAFKTASSTADHSATQHPTQPHRPSQLIYKCSCEMVFNKKRHIQQHFYQNVSKTQVGVFKCPECPLLFVQKPELMQHVKSTHGVPRNVDELSSLQSSADSSSSRPGSRVSTEPPATSVAARSSSQPSGRWGRPEAHRRVEARPRLRNTGWTCRECQEWVPDRESYVSHMKKSHGRTLKRYPCRQCEQSFHTPNSLRKHIRNNHDTVKKVYTCGYCTEDSPSFPRPSLLESHISLMHGIRNPDLSQTSKVKPPGGHSPQVNHLKRPVSGVGDAPGTSNGATVSSTKRHKSLFQCAKCSFATDSGLEFQSHIPQHQADSSTAQCLLCGLCYTSASSLSRHLFIVHKVRDQEEEEEEEEEEASAAVEMAVEAAEPEEGSGEEVPMETRENGLEECVGEPLSTDPEARRSLGLAPEEEGGQDDHSQPQASQDQDSHALSPQV; this is encoded by the exons TTGAAGCGGAGAAAGACCACATTACTCCCAGCCTCCTACACAATGGATTCCGGGGTTCAGATCTGCCTCCAGATCCCCACAACTGTGGGAAATTTGATTCTACTTTTATGAATGGAGACAGTGCCAGGAGTTTCCCTGGCAAACTGGAGCCTCCCAAGTCAGAGCCATTACCCACCTTCAATCAGTTCAGTCCAATCTCCAGCCCAGAGCCTGAAGATTCCATCAAAGATAACGGATTTGGGATAAAGCCCAAACACTCTGACAGTTATTTCTCATCCCCTCTTGGGTGCGGGGCTGTGGGGGGCCCAGTCCTGGAGGCTCTGGCTAAGTTTCCAGTCCCAGAGCTGCATATGTTTGATCATTTTTGTAAGAAAGAACCCAAGCCAGAACCCCTTCCCTTGGAGAGCCAGCAGGAACACGAGCGAGGTGGGCAGAAGGCAGTGGAACCTCACAAAGATCTGGATACCACTCGATTCTTTGGGGAAGCTTTGGAGTTCAACAGCAATCCTAGCAACAGTATTGGAGAGTCCAAGGGGCTTGCCCGGGAGCTTGGTACCTGTTCATCAGTCCCCCCTAGGCAGCGTCTAAAGCCAGCTCATTCCAAGCTGTCCTCTTGTGTGGCAGCTTTGGTGGCCTTGCAGGCCAAAAGAGTGGCTAGTGTCACTAAggaggatcagcctggccacacAAAGGATCCCTCAGGGCCCACTAGAGAGGGTTCTAAAGGTAGCCCCAAAATGCCTAAGTCACCAAAGAGTCCCCGGAGCCCTCTGGAGGCCACTAGAAAAAGTATCAAGCCATCCGACAGCCCTCGTAGCATCTGTAGTGATAGCAGCAGCAAAGGCTCACCGTCTGTGGCTGCCAGCTCTCCACCAGCAATTCCCAAAGTGAGAATCAAAACCATTAAGACATCATCAGGGGAAATCAAACGGACTGTCACAAGGATCCTGCCAGATCCTGATGATCCAAGTAAGTCCCCTGTTGGGTCACCTCTAGGGAGCGCCATTGCTGAAGCCCCAAGTGAGGTGCCAGGGGATGAGGTGCCTGTGGAAGAGCGCTTTCCTGAGGCAGGCACAAATTCAGGGAGCCCCCAGGGGGACAGGAAAGGGGACGAGAGCATGTCAAAGACCAGTGACTCTTCATCTCTCTGCTGTAGTTCTGGGCCCCGGGTCCCAAAGGGGGCTGCCCTGGGCTCACAGACAGGCAAGAAGCAACAGAATACAGCACTGCAGGCCTCCACCCTGGCCCCTGCCAACCTCCTGCCCAAAGCCGTGCACTTGGCCAACCTGAACCTCGTCCCCCACAGTGTTGCTGCATCAGTGACAGCCAAGTCCTCAGCGCAAAGACGGAGTCAGCCACAGCTTACGCAAATGTCGGTGCCCCTGGTCCACCAGGTGAAAAAGGCTGCCCCACTGATTGTAGAGGTCTTCAACAAGGTCCTCCACAGCTCCAACCCCGTGCCCCTCTATGCGCCAAATCTCAGCCCGCCTGCGGACAGCAGGATCCACGTGCCGGCCAGTGGGTACTGCTGCCTGGAGTGTGGAGACGCATTTGCCTTAGAGAAGAGCCTGAGCCAGCACTATGGCCGGCGGAGCGTCCACATTGAGGTACTGTGCACACTGTGCTCCAAGACGCTGCTCTTCTTCAACAAGTGCAGCCTGCTACGGCACGCCCGTGACCACAAGAGCAAGGGGCTCGTCATGCAGTGTTCCCAGCTGCTGGTGAAGCCCATCTCTGCGGACCAAATGTTCGTGTCGGCCCCTGTGAACTCCACGGCACCAGCagccccagcagccccagccccttCATCCTCTCCCAAACATGGCCTCACTTCAGGCAGTGCCAGCCCCCCTCCTCCAGCCTTGCCGCTCTACCCAGACCCCGTGAGGCTCATCCGGTACTCAGTCAAGTGTCTTGAATGTCACAAGCAGATGCGGGACTATATGGTCCTGGCTGCACATTTCCAGAGGACAACAGAGGAGACAGAGGGGCTG ACCTGCCAGGTATGCCAGATGCTGCTGCCCAACCAGTGCAGTTTCTGTGCCCACCAGCGGATTCATGCACACAAGTCCCCCTACTGCTGCCCGGAGTGTGGGGTCCTCTGCCGCTCTGCCTACTTCCAGACACATGtaaaggagaattgcctgcactaTGCCCGCAAGGTGGGCTACAG GTGCATCCACTGTGGTGTCGTCCACCTGACCTTGGCCTTGCTGAAAAGCCACATCCAGGAGCGACACTGCCAGGTTTTCCACAAATGTGCATTCTGCCCCATGGCCTTCAAGACTGCCAGCAGTACCGCGGACCACAGTGCCACCCAGCACCCCACGCAGCCCCACAGACCCTCCCA GCTCATTTATAAGTGCTCCTGTGAAATGGTCTTCAACAAGAAGAGGCACATTCAGCAGCATTTTTACCAGAATGTCAGCAAGACGCAGGTGGGCGTCTTCAAGTGTCCTGAGTGCCCACTCTTGTTTGTGCAGAAGCCGGAGTTGATGCAACATGTCAAG AGCACCCACGGTGTTCCCCGAAATGTGGACGAGCTGTCAAGCCTCCAGTCTTCAGCGGACTCATCCTCAAGCCGCCCTGGCTCTCGAGTTTCCACTGAGCCCCCAGCCACTAGTGTGGCTGCTCGGAGCAGCTCCCAGCCTTCTGGCCGCTGGGGTAGGCCTGAAGCCCATCGCAGGGTGGAAGCCAGGCCGCGGCTGAGGAACACTGGCTGGACCTGTCGGGAGTGCCAGGAGTGGGTTCCAGATCGGGAGAGCTATGTGTCCCACATGAAAAAGAGCCATGGTCGG ACATTGAAGCGGTACCCGTGCCGGCAGTGTGAACAGTCCTTCCACACCCCCAACAGCCTGCGCAAACATATCCGCAACAACCACGACACAGTAAAGAAGGTCTACACCTGCGG GTACTGCACAGAGGACAGCCCCAGCTTTCCTCGGCCCTCCCTCCTGGAGAGCCACATCAGCCTTATGCATGGCATCAGAAACCCTGATTTGAGCCAGACATCCAAAGTCAAACCTCCGGGTGGACATTCCCCTCAG GTGAACCATCTGAAAAGACCAGTCAGTGGAGTGGGGGACGCTCCAGGCACCAGCAATGGCGCAACTGTCTCTTCCACCAAAAGGCACAAGTCCCTTTTTCAGTGTGCAAAATGTAGTTTTGCCACAGACTCAGGGCTCGAGTTTCAGAGCCACATACCTCAGCACCAGGCGGACAGCTCCACAGCCCAGTGTCTCCTCTGTGGTCTGTGCTACACCTCTGCCAGCTCCCTCAGCCGCCACCTCTTCATTGTCCACAAGGTGAgagaccaggaggaggaggaagaggaggaagaagaggaggcatCGGCGGCAGTGGAGATGGCAGTGGAGGCGGCAGAGCCAGAGGAGGGCTCCGGGGAGGAGGTGCCCATGGAGACTAGAGAGAATGGACTGGAAGAATGTGTTGGCGAGCCTTTGTCAACTGACCCAGAGGCAAGGAGATCGCTGGGCCTGGCCCCTGAGGAGGAGGGTGGCCAAGATGATCACAGTCAACCACAGGCCTCTCAGGACCAGGACAGCCACGCACTGTCCCCTCAGGTGTGA